A single region of the Anas platyrhynchos isolate ZD024472 breed Pekin duck chromosome 6, IASCAAS_PekinDuck_T2T, whole genome shotgun sequence genome encodes:
- the LOC140002785 gene encoding serine/threonine-protein kinase RIO2-like — protein MDLIVKLGNHGLIHGDFNEFNLILDNDDHVTMIDFPQMISTSHPNAEWYFDRDVNCIKEFFKKRFNHESELFPSFQDIRRESSLDIEIAASGYTKEMQEDDELLFPECSDEDDHTTEEREFVEDAESNANFLSQDKENNADFIYEVVSESRTSEDLLSQ, from the exons ATGGATCTAATTGTAAAACTTGGCAATCATGGTTTGATTCATGGGGATTTCAATGAATTTAATCTCATACTGGATAATGATGATCATGTCACTATGATTGATTTCCCTCAGATGATATCAACATCACATCCAAATGCTGAATG gtattttgACAGGGATGTTAACTGCATTAAGGAGTTTTTTAAGAAACGCTTCAACCATGAGAGTGAGCTCTTCCCATCATTCCAAGATATCAG gagAGAGAGTTCTCTTGACATAGAGATTGCTGCCAGTGGTtatacaaaggaaatgcaggaagaTGATGAGCTGCTTTTCCCAGAGTGCTCTGATGAGGATGATCATACAACAGAGGAGAGGGAATTTGtagaagatgctgaaagtaacgccaacttcctcagccaagataaagaaaacaatgcagacttcatatatgaagtggtttctgaaagcagaacctCTGAAGACTTGTTATCACAGTGA